One region of Malania oleifera isolate guangnan ecotype guangnan chromosome 6, ASM2987363v1, whole genome shotgun sequence genomic DNA includes:
- the LOC131158621 gene encoding uncharacterized protein LOC131158621, with protein sequence MAFNPLDVILKENKLVGPNYIDWKRNLNIVLTAKEYKYVLIEVSPQKPNEKATDEETQAYWKCIKADEMAWSYILNFKEMFGDQNHVAKQIAMKELMNNTMVEVYAFYLVRNHVLKMIGLLNEHEILGAEIDWETQVDIILQSLPDSFKQFFLNYNMSKLSHSLAELIEEL encoded by the exons ATGGCTTTCAATCCCTTGGatgttattctcaaagaaaacaaacttgttggacctaattatattgatTGGAAAAGGAACTTGAATATTGTACTAACTGCAAaggagtacaagtatgtgctcATAGAGGTATCTCCACAGAAACCCAATGAAAAGGCAACTGATGAGGAAACCCAGGCTTATTGGAAGTGCATTAAGGCCGATGAGATGGCGTGGTCTTACATTTTG AACTtcaaagaaatgtttggggaTCAAAATCATGTAGCTAAGCAGATTGCTATGAAGGAACTTATGAATAATACTATGGTAGAAGTCTATGCCTTCTACCTGGTAAGGAATCATGTTCTAAAGATGATTGGTCTTCTCAATGAGCATGAGATCCTTGGAGCTGAAATCGATTGGGAAACCCAGGTCGATATCATTCTCCAGTCGCTACCTGACTCTTTCAAGCAGTTTTTCCTGAACTACAACATGAGTAAGCTCTCTCACTCTTTGGCAGAACTAATTGAAGAGCTTTAA